In a genomic window of Methanosarcina horonobensis HB-1 = JCM 15518:
- a CDS encoding HEAT repeat domain-containing protein, with protein sequence MQEIERNSNEGLENYLKNMIFEDRIAEDRKEIYDYYVELSAREILPITRRLFEENLTLVHEFKISQLVEKEKRLIIYGEAGLGKTSTLKWLNYIFARDCFEGKQEYIPLYVTLDSYCKGSFYDYLKTKAKQKGIFGPDFRKLLEGKALLLLDGLDLLALSDKFSPLEEISNFVSDYEDCRYVIASRHGPSGSIKSAFAVCELEKLSDEKIRIFIENYIPNKRRAKLLKTGILNRINSYPFIRNPLLLMLWTRISIDRMESAGNNRPAQELAPFDSDFIHSNRAELYLAFISELFRSYRIKKETLSSENTLSRKITNSGEVDIVRERIENFLMDLAFKLQCRKKISCKYSYALELAEKYAKHDICGGKQARKTEAKELLKTCFELEILTRSYSEVRFGIDRAFQEYFAALKLKTYLEKGVDISETFKQPAWENVIILTSKIVESGNELVNSLVSSRNLDLASKCIGKASPETKEKLCSELASRLDSRYTVEKMRAIQSLGRLGACGIEASSKVLDNKDVGVKREAVRTLGKTKSEIALAHLTAALGDENFSVRIEAVKALSAIGSERAIELLTNVLGDRNRAVRLEATDALVKIGSKSALEVLVSALGAKDDFVRLGAIGALGRANPREAADPLIKAFQEEDKLVRLGAAEALGQMGSERAVEPFLAALKDEDEFVRWMATKALGKIKSDKISDSFTDILGDKSRFVRREAAKALGVVGSEKTLDHLVSALSDEDEFVRKAAAEAIGERGNEIAGSETAAEALIKMLNDESHFVRLEAAKALGTVRFREAIFPLLFVLGDENRFVRKEAAKALGQLESERVLELLIQAVESENQFVRQGAVRALGQINSNGNPNQIPGKIFDSLDSAFEDEDKLVRREAARSLENISKNMPERAFESLINALDDEDDEVRRVLAGVLKCLDSEKAVPHLVSALKSHDPIVRRFAAEALGQIKSEKTLEPLVDTMLFDSTGFVKGEAARSLGKIGSRKAIEPLIDALLDENNEGKWGAAEALGMIKAETAVVPLILALDDKDDFTRLAAAKALGRIKPKKAIEPLISTLYDWNRFVKAEAAGALMKICTKADEERMQTLLDSENELAANLAFEILEEIEIEELSKTMLFPDLQ encoded by the coding sequence GTGCAAGAGATTGAGAGAAACTCAAACGAAGGACTGGAAAATTACCTGAAAAACATGATATTCGAAGACAGAATAGCTGAGGACAGAAAAGAAATATACGATTACTATGTAGAACTTTCCGCCAGGGAAATATTACCAATTACACGCCGGCTCTTCGAAGAAAATCTTACTCTGGTTCATGAATTCAAAATTTCACAACTTGTAGAAAAAGAAAAACGCCTTATAATTTACGGGGAGGCAGGCTTGGGAAAGACAAGCACCCTTAAATGGCTCAATTACATTTTTGCTAGGGACTGCTTTGAGGGAAAACAGGAATATATCCCGCTGTATGTCACTCTTGATTCCTATTGTAAAGGATCTTTTTATGATTACTTGAAAACGAAAGCAAAGCAAAAAGGAATTTTCGGACCTGATTTCAGGAAATTACTCGAAGGGAAAGCCCTGCTGCTTCTGGACGGGCTGGACCTGCTCGCACTTTCAGATAAATTTTCTCCACTTGAAGAGATTTCCAATTTTGTTTCCGATTATGAAGACTGTCGATATGTTATTGCTTCAAGACACGGACCATCGGGAAGCATAAAGAGTGCATTTGCAGTCTGCGAGCTTGAAAAATTATCGGATGAGAAAATAAGGATATTTATAGAGAATTATATCCCTAATAAAAGACGTGCAAAACTTTTGAAAACTGGAATCCTTAATAGAATCAATTCATATCCCTTTATCCGAAACCCACTTTTACTTATGCTCTGGACAAGGATTTCAATTGATCGAATGGAGAGTGCCGGAAATAACAGACCGGCTCAGGAACTTGCTCCCTTTGATTCTGATTTTATTCATTCCAATCGGGCAGAGCTTTACCTGGCTTTCATTTCAGAGCTATTCAGGAGTTACAGAATAAAAAAGGAGACCCTCAGTTCTGAAAACACACTCTCCCGGAAAATAACAAACTCAGGAGAAGTCGATATCGTAAGGGAGAGGATTGAAAATTTTCTAATGGATCTGGCATTCAAGCTCCAGTGCAGGAAAAAGATTTCCTGTAAGTACAGCTACGCCCTTGAACTGGCAGAAAAATATGCGAAACACGATATATGTGGTGGAAAACAGGCCAGAAAAACAGAAGCAAAAGAACTTCTTAAAACATGTTTTGAACTCGAGATCCTTACCAGAAGCTATTCTGAAGTAAGATTCGGAATAGATAGGGCTTTTCAGGAATACTTTGCGGCTTTAAAGTTGAAAACATACCTTGAAAAAGGAGTGGATATTTCAGAAACGTTCAAGCAGCCAGCATGGGAAAATGTGATCATTCTTACTTCGAAGATTGTAGAATCGGGAAATGAACTGGTAAACTCCTTAGTTTCAAGCAGGAATTTAGATCTTGCCTCGAAATGTATAGGAAAAGCCAGCCCTGAAACAAAAGAAAAATTATGCTCAGAACTTGCCAGCAGACTCGACAGTAGATATACAGTGGAGAAAATGAGAGCAATTCAGAGCCTCGGAAGGCTGGGAGCCTGCGGGATCGAAGCCAGTTCAAAAGTACTTGATAACAAGGATGTAGGGGTGAAAAGAGAAGCTGTAAGAACTCTTGGAAAAACAAAATCCGAGATAGCGCTTGCCCACCTTACAGCTGCACTTGGAGATGAGAATTTTTCCGTGAGGATAGAAGCTGTAAAAGCTCTCAGTGCGATAGGGTCCGAAAGAGCCATCGAACTGCTTACAAACGTACTTGGAGATAGGAACCGAGCTGTCCGTCTGGAAGCTACGGACGCGCTTGTGAAGATAGGGTCAAAAAGTGCACTGGAAGTTCTTGTTTCCGCACTTGGGGCAAAAGATGACTTTGTTCGTCTTGGGGCTATAGGGGCTCTTGGCAGGGCAAACCCGCGAGAAGCGGCGGATCCTCTCATAAAAGCGTTTCAGGAAGAAGATAAACTCGTTAGGCTGGGAGCTGCCGAAGCTCTGGGGCAAATGGGATCGGAAAGAGCAGTAGAACCATTCCTGGCTGCCCTGAAGGATGAAGACGAATTTGTACGATGGATGGCTACAAAAGCTCTTGGAAAAATAAAATCGGACAAAATTTCAGATAGCTTCACGGATATACTTGGTGACAAAAGCCGTTTCGTCCGAAGGGAAGCCGCAAAAGCTCTCGGAGTGGTGGGTTCGGAAAAAACACTTGACCACCTTGTCTCCGCACTTTCGGATGAGGATGAATTCGTAAGAAAGGCGGCTGCTGAAGCCATCGGAGAGAGAGGAAATGAAATAGCAGGCTCAGAAACAGCTGCTGAAGCCCTGATAAAAATGCTCAATGATGAAAGCCATTTCGTTCGCCTGGAAGCGGCAAAGGCACTGGGAACGGTAAGGTTCAGGGAAGCTATTTTCCCACTTCTTTTTGTGCTGGGAGATGAAAACCGCTTTGTCCGGAAAGAAGCCGCAAAGGCACTCGGGCAACTTGAATCCGAAAGAGTTCTTGAGTTACTTATCCAGGCAGTTGAATCCGAGAATCAGTTTGTCAGGCAAGGCGCGGTAAGGGCCCTTGGACAGATAAACTCTAACGGGAACCCGAACCAGATACCGGGTAAGATCTTCGATTCTCTGGATAGTGCCTTTGAGGATGAAGATAAGCTTGTACGTAGAGAAGCAGCCAGATCCCTGGAAAATATATCCAAAAATATGCCTGAAAGAGCCTTTGAATCCCTGATTAATGCGCTTGATGACGAAGACGATGAGGTAAGGAGAGTCCTGGCAGGTGTACTGAAATGCCTTGATTCCGAAAAAGCCGTTCCTCACCTGGTCAGCGCTCTCAAATCCCATGACCCTATTGTGAGGAGGTTTGCAGCTGAAGCACTTGGACAGATAAAGTCCGAAAAAACCCTGGAGCCCCTGGTAGATACAATGCTTTTCGATTCAACCGGATTTGTAAAAGGGGAAGCTGCCCGGTCTCTTGGAAAAATAGGTTCCAGAAAAGCCATAGAACCTCTTATTGACGCACTCCTTGATGAAAACAATGAAGGCAAATGGGGAGCTGCCGAAGCATTGGGCATGATTAAAGCTGAAACTGCAGTCGTTCCTCTTATTCTTGCTCTTGATGATAAAGACGATTTCACAAGGCTGGCTGCTGCAAAGGCTCTTGGAAGGATAAAACCGAAAAAAGCTATCGAGCCACTGATCAGCACGCTTTACGACTGGAACCGCTTTGTAAAAGCAGAAGCTGCCGGAGCTCTCATGAAAATCTGTACAAAAGCGGACGAAGAGAGGATGCAGACATTACTTGATTCGGAAAATGAACTTGCAGCAAACCTTGCTTTTGAAATCCTGGAAGAAATTGAAATAGAGGAGTTGTCAAAAACCATGCTGTTTCCGGACTTGCAGTAG